Proteins from one Terriglobus tenax genomic window:
- a CDS encoding heme lyase CcmF/NrfE family subunit produces the protein MPHPMPTFGSFSLLLALVLAMYSLLIGAASLWQMATGRSGRIAPERLSETARRAGIMSFAAVSCAAFCLVWAAFTNDYSVAYILHHTNRDLNPAYKFSALWSGQEGSLLLWSWLLAGYGFVLRLRHKVDVRLSAHASAILAGVQVFFLLLLVFAAPPFSIQPGVIPQDGFGLNPLLQYPEMVIHPPMLYLGYVGFTVPFAFALGALIMRYPGEKWIHITRRWTMVTWLFLTCGIFLGAHWAYSVLGWGGYWGWDPVENASLMPWLTGTAFLHSVMMQEKRGMMKSWNVWLIFSTFMLTVLGTLLTRSGIVSSVHAFAQSSIGSWFYGFLIVVFCVCLFVFFRQKDHLKTENKLESIVSRESSFLFNNLILLVACFTVLWGTLFPVLSEYVQGSKATVGAPFYNRVALPIGLFLLFLTGVGPLLAWRSTTLRTIRRNFILPGIATVATAAGLMLAHIRPWEDQSQLYSLMAFSLGAGVTTAILSEFLRGANVVRVQTGKNLFSASLQLIQRNTRRYGGYIVHFGVVVIIIGIAGGAFNQSTEQEVGFGDKIGIGPYELRCQSYTQDSNANYDTEYALLDVFKRGKYVTQLSPEHRFYAASQTNSTIVANRSTLQHDLYVIYEGKNPETGRPIIKVFLNPLIAWIWIGVAIIIFGTFVALAPAIKPALATSRVPAREAIAVGSGD, from the coding sequence ATGCCGCATCCTATGCCCACCTTCGGCAGCTTTTCCCTGCTGCTGGCTCTCGTGCTCGCCATGTATTCCCTGCTCATCGGCGCAGCTTCGCTGTGGCAGATGGCAACCGGCCGCTCAGGCCGCATCGCCCCGGAACGCCTCTCTGAGACCGCCCGCCGCGCCGGCATCATGAGCTTTGCCGCCGTCTCCTGCGCTGCATTTTGCCTGGTGTGGGCAGCCTTTACCAACGACTATTCCGTCGCCTACATCCTGCACCACACCAACCGCGACCTGAACCCGGCCTACAAGTTCTCCGCACTCTGGTCCGGCCAGGAGGGTTCGCTGCTGCTTTGGAGCTGGCTGCTGGCCGGTTACGGTTTCGTGCTGCGCCTGCGCCACAAGGTCGATGTCCGCCTTTCGGCCCATGCCTCCGCCATTCTGGCCGGTGTACAGGTTTTCTTCCTGCTTCTGCTGGTCTTCGCCGCGCCCCCGTTTTCCATCCAGCCCGGCGTGATTCCGCAGGACGGTTTCGGCCTCAATCCCCTGCTGCAGTACCCGGAGATGGTCATCCATCCGCCGATGCTGTACCTGGGCTATGTGGGCTTCACCGTTCCATTCGCCTTCGCACTGGGCGCGCTGATCATGCGCTATCCCGGTGAAAAGTGGATCCACATTACCCGTCGCTGGACCATGGTCACCTGGCTGTTTCTGACCTGCGGCATCTTCCTGGGCGCTCACTGGGCATACTCGGTCCTGGGCTGGGGCGGCTACTGGGGCTGGGACCCCGTGGAAAATGCCAGCCTGATGCCCTGGCTGACCGGCACCGCCTTTCTGCACTCCGTCATGATGCAGGAGAAGCGCGGCATGATGAAAAGCTGGAACGTCTGGCTTATCTTCTCCACCTTCATGCTCACCGTGCTGGGCACTCTTCTGACCCGCTCGGGCATCGTCAGCTCGGTCCACGCCTTCGCGCAGTCCAGCATTGGAAGCTGGTTCTATGGCTTCCTGATCGTCGTCTTCTGCGTCTGCCTGTTTGTCTTCTTCCGCCAGAAAGATCACCTGAAGACCGAGAACAAGCTGGAATCGATCGTCAGCCGTGAATCGAGCTTCCTGTTCAATAACCTCATCCTGCTGGTCGCCTGCTTCACCGTTCTGTGGGGCACGCTGTTTCCGGTTCTGAGCGAGTATGTCCAGGGCTCCAAAGCCACGGTCGGAGCTCCGTTCTACAACCGCGTCGCCCTGCCCATCGGCCTGTTCCTGCTATTCCTTACGGGAGTGGGACCGCTGCTGGCCTGGCGTTCCACGACCCTGCGCACCATCCGCCGCAACTTCATTCTGCCCGGCATCGCCACGGTGGCTACCGCCGCCGGCCTGATGCTGGCGCACATCCGCCCCTGGGAAGACCAGTCGCAGCTCTATTCGCTGATGGCCTTCTCGCTGGGCGCCGGCGTCACGACGGCCATTCTTTCCGAGTTCCTTCGTGGAGCCAATGTCGTACGCGTGCAGACCGGCAAGAACCTGTTCAGCGCGTCGCTGCAGCTCATCCAGCGCAACACGCGCCGCTATGGCGGCTACATCGTCCACTTCGGCGTCGTGGTCATCATCATCGGCATTGCCGGTGGAGCCTTCAACCAATCCACCGAGCAGGAAGTGGGCTTTGGAGACAAGATCGGCATTGGGCCGTACGAGCTGCGCTGCCAGTCCTACACCCAGGACTCGAACGCGAACTACGACACGGAGTACGCACTGCTGGATGTCTTCAAGCGCGGCAAGTACGTCACCCAGCTCTCGCCGGAGCACCGTTTCTATGCCGCCAGCCAGACCAACTCCACCATCGTGGCCAACCGGTCGACGCTGCAGCATGACCTGTATGTGATCTATGAAGGCAAGAACCCGGAGACGGGCCGGCCCATCATCAAGGTCTTCCTGAACCCGCTGATCGCCTGGATCTGGATCGGCGTGGCCATCATCATCTTCGGCACCTTTGTCGCCCTGGCTCCGGCCATCAAGCCGGCCCTGGCCACCTCCCGCGTACCGGCTCGCGAAGCGATCGCAGTAGGGAGCGGAGACTAA
- a CDS encoding response regulator, protein MQPTVLLLDDNAVQAATRQTILKRAGYFVIPVLNPQRALEQFLANEFPSPIDLVITDHIMPGMTGAQFVRELRTFSPELPVLVISGMEEAEEEYAGLNISFRLKPLLPDNLLASVHQLIHGADAQENRDIA, encoded by the coding sequence ATGCAGCCTACGGTTCTATTGCTGGACGATAATGCGGTACAGGCGGCCACACGCCAGACGATCCTGAAGCGGGCCGGCTATTTTGTCATTCCCGTTCTGAATCCTCAGCGCGCTCTGGAGCAGTTCCTGGCCAACGAATTCCCTTCCCCCATTGACCTGGTCATCACTGACCACATCATGCCCGGCATGACAGGCGCCCAGTTTGTCCGGGAACTCCGCACTTTTTCCCCCGAACTGCCGGTTCTGGTCATCAGCGGGATGGAGGAAGCGGAAGAGGAATATGCGGGACTGAATATCAGTTTCCGCCTGAAGCCCCTTCTACCGGATAACCTTCTGGCCAGCGTCCACCAGCTGATCCATGGAGCCGACGCCCAGGAAAACCGGGACATCGCCTGA